taatatataaatatttataaatacttaaacccattagtaattaccaagctactactaggtataggaaaaacagtttcatatgcagggcaggcatgagtttaaataaagtttctacaaattgtgatatcgacatatataatgatagcatagcagtaataaaaaataaattaattagacacttcatgggtgacaataattctggcgcaggacaaggctcggtgcattgttgaatatgtactcacaggatttaactactttttctttttttaattttttttttgtaaaaatgaatcatatatatatatatatatatatatatatatatagatctgttcttatgctgtaggaactgtatgtgtaaattaagatgggcaaaaactttctataatttattgtatttttataagtgagaacctgtaattggctctgtaattctattggaagttctagatatatatagcgctgttggttttccatatactaaaataaaataaaataaaatatagaaaacacccatgactcaggaacaaatatccatgctcatcacacgaataaatgcccttaccaggatttgaacccggaaccatcagcttcgtaggcagggtcactacccactaggccaaaccggtcgtcaatttatttaaatactttttcatcCTAACATAAATCATGTCTTTCCAATATCGACTGAACGCCATATCGAAATGGTTCCATAAGGGGTCCTCCACTGTCACATACTCCAGCAGGTTAGGCAGCTGTCTCGCGAGCCAGTCCATGTCTATTGTATCCACGAGATGGTCGGACTTGCCGTGGAACACCACAGCCGGCATAGTCACCTTACCCAAGTCATATTCGGGTGGTTCACGACTCCCGTAAGCCTTCAAATTGTTTGTAGCTCCGTAGTTGAATTTAATGAACCTGCTTTCATTCATAGCCTGACCGTATCTGGCCAGGTTATGTATAGACGTACCGGATGGCTCGTAATCAactattcgttttaaaatttcTGCGGTAATAGAGTCTGAATGTGGGGAATCTAATATATATAATCCTACATCACAAACTAACTCTATCAGTATCTTCATTCGGCATAACCTGTTTAAGGTGATTTGGGCAGGAAGACCGCGGGAGAAAACCTCCCAAATACCCGTAGCTTCCAAAGCATTTTGAAAAGATTTTATAGATACCACTGCCGTTCTGTAAAGTTCAGATTTCGTGTGATATTGTGTCGTAGAAGGTGCCAAACCAATGTAGAGACTAATTTTTTTAGCATATTCCGGTTTCTCGGAGTTCATGATGAAGAAAGTGGTGCTGCCTTGTGAATAGCCGATGTAGATCAGTTTTTTAGAGTCCGTCGCATCTAGAACATAGTCAACTATGGCCGGAATGTCGTAAAAACCCATTTCGTCGACTGAAAACTTCCAAAACTTGAAGTCTCTGTCGGGGTCTAGAGTCACGTGTCTGCGGGAGTGATGGTTGCCGCGTACATTGCCGGCCCATACGTCGTAGCAGTCTCGAGCTAGTACGAATGCGGGAGCATTCTGTCCGGACACTATGAAGCATTCAGACGATAGGAGAAGGCCGTGCATTAACAGAATTGGGAGTTTCTTGGAACATATACTCTCGGGCGGTATTCTGAACACGGTCAGTATGTATCCATCGTCGGTCGTTACTTCGTGTTTCTCAGCTTTATATCCGTATTCAGAGGCGATGTGGATGAAGTCCTTATCATTGCTAGCGAGTGAAGTTATGTTCGCTAGCGAGCGTAAAAGGTTCGAGTCCGCTTGGGACTGTACTACAAATATGAAAAGCACTAAGCCGTTGAACGCGGTCCACGACATTATGGATACTGATACTAATCGAACGACACAACAAAAAACTAGTCACgcgttaaaaaataattgaataatgtATATGTAA
This region of Cydia pomonella isolate Wapato2018A chromosome 17, ilCydPomo1, whole genome shotgun sequence genomic DNA includes:
- the LOC133526882 gene encoding lipase 1-like produces the protein MSWTAFNGLVLFIFVVQSQADSNLLRSLANITSLASNDKDFIHIASEYGYKAEKHEVTTDDGYILTVFRIPPESICSKKLPILLMHGLLLSSECFIVSGQNAPAFVLARDCYDVWAGNVRGNHHSRRHVTLDPDRDFKFWKFSVDEMGFYDIPAIVDYVLDATDSKKLIYIGYSQGSTTFFIMNSEKPEYAKKISLYIGLAPSTTQYHTKSELYRTAVVSIKSFQNALEATGIWEVFSRGLPAQITLNRLCRMKILIELVCDVGLYILDSPHSDSITAEILKRIVDYEPSGTSIHNLARYGQAMNESRFIKFNYGATNNLKAYGSREPPEYDLGKVTMPAVVFHGKSDHLVDTIDMDWLARQLPNLLEYVTVEDPLWNHFDMAFSRYWKDMIYVRMKKYLNKLTTGLA